Proteins co-encoded in one Girardinichthys multiradiatus isolate DD_20200921_A chromosome 11, DD_fGirMul_XY1, whole genome shotgun sequence genomic window:
- the ppp1r14aa gene encoding protein phosphatase 1, regulatory (inhibitor) subunit 14Aa isoform X1, giving the protein MATDGSGTTLEENDELLSDPEPGGNIPKRHARVTVKYNRKELQRRLDVEKWIDESLDRLYRGQESDMPEEVNIDDLIDLRTDEERIQKLKELLHNCSNNTETFIKELVEKLVGVHKQDELQSKGIEHPALCHNLHRHEPYHFNNPQHHPHHHFHHTRGHNQSL; this is encoded by the exons ATGGCAACTGACGGCAGCGGGACGACGCTTGAAGAAAACGATGAGCTTCTTTCAGACCCGGAGCCCGGTGGAAACATCCCGAAGAGGCATGCCCGGGTCACAGTGAAGTACAAcaggaaggagctgcagaggcgGCTGGACGTGGAGAAGTGGATCGACGAGAGCCTGGACCGGCTGTACAGGGGTCAG GAGAGTGACATGCCAGAGGAGGTGAACATTGATGACCTGATTGATCTGCGTACTGATGAGGAGCGAATCCAAAAGTTAAAG GAGCTCCTCCATAACTGCAGTAACAACACAGAG ACCTTCATCAAAGAACTGGTGGAAAAGCTGGTGGGAGTTCACAAGCAGGATGAGCTGCAGAGCAAAGGCATCGAACATCCGGCCCTCTGCCACAACCTCCACCGCCATGAGCCCTACCACTTCAACAACCCGCAGCACCACCCACATCACCACTTCCACCACACGCGAGGCCACAACCAGAGTCTCTGA